From the genome of Eucalyptus grandis isolate ANBG69807.140 chromosome 2, ASM1654582v1, whole genome shotgun sequence, one region includes:
- the LOC104433639 gene encoding signal recognition particle subunit SRP72, with protein MAPKPKNNPKPSPSPSQPPPPIEDLFASLNKHIQRSEYKQAVKVADQVLGIAPGDEDAIRCKVVALIKSDSIENALTTIQSAKNLPIDFSFFKAYCLYRQNKLDEALDSIKSKERSTPTMLLESQILYRQGKVDACADIYQKLQKSNMESLEVNAIASLVVAGRASEVQGILDAFRVKATSSFELAYNTACSLIDREKHLDAEQLLLSARRIGQETLLEENLDADEVEIELSPIAVQLAYVQQIFGRRQEAIEAYTGIITRNLSDESSLAVAVNNLVALKGPKEVSDGLRKIDRLKDKDAQNFQLSHTVELKLLRKQREAIYTNRVLLLLHANKMDQAREIVACLPDMFPNSVTPILLQAAVLVRENKAGKAEEILGQFAEKFPDKSKTVLLARAQVAAAAGHPLVAAESLSKIPDIQHMPATVATLVALKERAGDIDGAAAILNSAIQWWSNAMTEDNKLSSIMPEAASFMLRHGRQQEAARLYEELVKSHGSVEAMAGLITTVARVDIGKAEAYEKKLKPLPGLKGINVESLEKTSGAKQDESSLRRGLAEAHEESKSKEKTKKKRKRKPRYPKGFDPAHPGPPPDPERWLPKRERSSYRPKRKDKRAAQVRGSQGAVAREKHDAGASGANSSAPSSTLNQASSSKGASQNSAAEKPKPSKSSRKKSRN; from the exons ATGGCCCCGAAACCCAAGAACAACCCGAAGCCCTCCCCGTCCCCgtcgcagccgccgccgcccatcgaaGATCTGTTCGCGTCCCTCAACAAGCACATCCAGCGATCCGAGTACAAGCAAGCCGTCAAGGTCGCAGATCAAG TGCTGGGGATCGCTCCTGGGGATGAAGACGCGATTAGATGCAAGGTGGTGGCCCTGATAAAGAGCGACAGCATCGAGAACGCTCTAACCACCATTCAATCGGCTAAGAACCTTCCGATCGACTTCAGCTTTTTCAAG GCATACTGCTTATACAGACAAAACAAGCTAGATGAGGCTTTGGACTCTATCAAGAGCAAAGAAAGAAGTACTCCAACCATGCTCTTGGAGTCTCAGATTCTGTACCGCCAGGGCAAAGTGGATGCTTGTGCAGATATTTATCAAAAGCTACAGAAGTCTAACATGGAATCACTTGAGGTAAATGCTATTGCCAGTTTGGTTGTGGCCGGAAGAGCCTCAGAAGTGCAAGGAATATTGGATGCATTCAGGGTCAAAGCGACTAGCAGCTTTGAGTTGGCATACAACACTGCTTGTTCTTTAATTGATAGAGAAAAGCATTTGGATGCTGAACAACTCTTGTTATCGGCTCGTAG AATTGGTCAGGAAACTCTCCTGGAAGAAAATTTGGATGCTGATGAGGTGGAAATTGAATTATCTCCTATCGCTGTCCAGTTGGCTTATGTTCAGCAG atctTTGGACGCAGACAAGAGGCCATTGAAGCTTACACTGGCATCATTACTCGGAATTTGTCAGATGAATCATCGCTTGCTGTGGCAGTGAACAACCTTGTTGCTCTGAAAGGGCCAAAAGAGGTCTCTGATGGCCTGAGGAAAATTGACCGCCTAAAGGATAAAGATGCCCAGAACTTCCAGCTTTCTCATACAGTGGAATTGAAACTTCTACGAAAGCAAAGGGAGGCAATATACACTAACCGGGTGCTCTTGCTCCTCCATGCAAATAAGATGGATCAG GCTCGAGAGATTGTTGCTTGTCTACCTGACATGTTTCCCAACAGCGTGACACCGATATTGCTTCAAGCTGCTGTGCTGGTGAGAGAGAACAAGGCTGGCAAAGCTGAGGAAATACTAGGGCAATTTGCAGAGAAGTTCCCTGATAAGTCCAAGACTGTTCTTCTGGCGAGAGCACAGGTTGCTGCGGCAGCTGGCCACCCTCTTGTGGCAGCAGAATCGCTGAGCAAGATACCTGACATCCAGCACATGCCTGCCACTGTTGCGACCCTTGTTGCATTGAAAGAGCGTGCAGGTGACATTGATGGCGCAGCTGCCATTCTTAACTCGGCAATCCAATGGTGGTCAAATGCCATGACTGAGGACAACAAGCTCTCTTCTATAATGCCAGAGGCTGCTTCTTTCATGCTCAGGCACGGCAGGCAACAGGAAGCTGCACGTCTTTATGAGGAACTTGTGAAAAGCCATGGAAGTGTAGAGGCAATGGCTGGCCTCATAACCACAGTCGCCCGGGTAGATATTGGCAAAGCTGAAGCTTATGAAAAGAAGTTAAAACCATTGCCAGGGTTGAAGGGCATTAATGTGGAGAGTTTAGAGAAGACTTCTGGTGCGAAACAAGATGAAAGTTCTCTCCGTCGTGGACTTGCTGAAGCGCATGAGGAGAGTAAGAGCAAAgagaaaaccaagaaaaagaggaagagaaagccAAGATACCCCAAAGGTTTCGACCCAGCACATCCAGGTCCCCCACCAGATCCGGAAAGGTGGCTTCCTAAGAGGGAGAGATCGAGTTATAGGCCGAAGAGGAAGGATAAGAGAGCTGCTCAAGTAAGAGGCTCACAGGGGGCAGTAGCTAGAGAAAAACATGACGCGGGTGCCAGTGGTGCCAATTCCAGTGCTCCTAGTTCGACATTAAACCAAGCAAGCAGCTCCAAAGGGGCCTCGCAAAACTCAGCTGCGGAGAAACCCAAGCCTTCTAAATCATCCAGGAAGAAGTCAAGGAATTGA